A stretch of DNA from Anopheles nili chromosome 2, idAnoNiliSN_F5_01, whole genome shotgun sequence:
CGAGGTTTGTTTGACGTCCGTTTTCCGGGAACATGTGCTGTTTACGCAATCAGCCTTTCTGCAGGTCTGCACACAGAGATTCGCGCACAATTTCGACAGCACATCGAAAGGACGCACAGCATCATTCGCAGAAACGACAATTCGTGCAATTAATGACAAattgcgtatttttttctttcaaaaaaacAGCGTAGTAAATTGGAACGGATATAAATAATCCCATACCGTGACTATCGATTCGATATCCGTCGTTAAGTTATTAATCGAGTGCCATGAGAATTCTCTGATGGAGTGATTTTGACGCTTCCAGGAACGATTCATGTCGCTATAATTAACGAGGGATGAATGGGCATGAAGGATCATTAAAATGTTATTGCGTTTTTTGATTGATCGGTGGAATGAGATAGCTGTAGCGGATGTCATCTTAATCCTTCTCGTGAATGCGACTGGGTGAATGGATGGATTTTCAGCACAAAAACTCATcgttttttggcttttttggggttttcggCTTAAGTTATCTCGAGCCGTGTACGATATATCTACAGTTATTATCCACCAAGCTCATTTTTATCCTGATCAGTCGCTGCTTGAAGCCTAACGTCTGCTAGTTCCTAAACGTTCGTTCGACTGGTTTAGACCACGCGACCGGATCTCGAGCATCCGTCCACTCGCCGTATCGCTCGATCGCAGCGCTCGATCGATAGTGAAATGGCGCCTCACGGTAGCTCGATCGGAAAATGAGCCAACCCCGGGCGTGGGCAATTAGCGCCGGGAAAGTGAGTCGCTCTTATGCGCGAGGATCCGGCGCCACCACCATCTAATCAGCGGGCTCGGGGCTGACCTGAAAAAACACCAGAGCTTGGTATAAAAACCGGTGGCCTTGAATGGCAACAGTCACAGTGCATCGATCAACAGCAACTCGAACGGATCCTTCGAACCACTCGCTCCAGTGTCCACTTCGAGTCCGAGTGCCTACGTGcctcagtgtgtgtgtgcgtgtgtgtgtcacgtgcgtgtgtgtgtttggttgatTGAGGTGTGAGTGTGACGtctttttttgaaaaacaaaaaaacactttacTTCGAGGACATGTTGCAAGGATATCGAGCGATCGCAGTCGgcgtactgctgctggcgttGTCCTGCCAAGGAACGACCGGTGAGACAGATCCTGGCCCGACTGGAACCGGAAATAGCCCTACCAAGCTGGATGAGTTCGTGCTCGGTACGCAATCGGAGTGTTACAAGTCGAAGCGGCTGCTGTCCTGCTTCAAATATCGCTTCTCACGATATATGTGGTCATTTGCGACTGGACGGGCGAATTGGTTCGCGGCCGAGAGTGAAGCTGTTGAGGGTTCAAATGGGCTAAAGTTGGTGAGACTTAACGAACCGAAGGAAGATGACGTGTTTCCGGAGGCACGCCAGATCAGCCGTAAGTGAACCAACTCAACCGAGGCTTCGAATGCGTCGCCCCGAACTGCTCCTTTAATGCTCCGTTTCATTCAACAGCGTACGACAGCGAGCTGGTGAAGGGCGCCAAGTTCTTGCAGAGAGCGCTCAACACCTTCATCGCGAGCCACGGCGTACAGGTGGGCATGGGAGCTGAGAGTGGTGCCCGGTTTCTGGCCGAAGACGGTGAATTTGAGGCTCGTGGAAAGAAGCAACGCCAGCGCAAATGGAGCCTAATTCTGCCACTGGCCGTGATGTTGAAGCTGGTTCACCTGAAGTTGCTGCTGAAACCGATCCTGCTCGGTGTGGGACTCATCCAGGTGTTGCTCATCGCGGGTGGGCTGCTAATTTTCCACTTCTTCCGTAATACGAACATCTGCAAGATCCAGCCGCACGTCATCCACGCGCATTCGCACATCTCCAGCGAGTCTAGCCCTGGTAGGTGGAGCTCTTGTTGACGGCTCTGGTTGAAGGGTTGAGAATATAACCCACGAGAACTTCAATCACTcctgttttttgtatttgcaGAGCTTTCATACGCCGCTTACGGTGGGTATCCGTCGTACTCGGCCTCGCCGTATAACGCGTACAGCAAGGATTGGGCCAACAGTCGGGCGTATAGTGGATACGGCTTCCTCGATGCCATCGATAATCATAAAATCTAGAATCCAGCAAACAGCCGTCAACCGGAAGTCCCGTCCCGTGCACCGTTTCCGTCCCACTCAACCCAACACCCCCAGCTCTAGTCCCGGTCGAGTTTCGACCTTACGATCCCATCGCCATCTCCTGCAATCAAAACATAATTTGACAGCTTCCCTGACGGTCGGTTTCCCATGGCAACGTCACCGCTTGCCTGATAGCCTTTTTGCGCCCTTTTAttaacactcacacacatccaAACACACTCgcggtgtttttccttcttgctcATGCAAATTTCTCTCGCGTTTATCTGTCCTGTCGTAATCTATCTTACTTTATCTTTCACGCCCGACCGAAAGATCTGTCCACTAGATCGTAAAACACCTACTGTCCAGCCGGGGTTAGCTTGCTCTcggtttttccgtttcattttcccgcaaTCCCAACGCCCTCACGCTCCTATCGCACCTGCTTGATGCCGGTCTGACGTCAGCTACTTGATGATTAAtgtattttgttatttatttaattatttaattatttattgaattatttattcattcgtTACAACACGAGCAGCGAAAGCGCACCAAACTGTACGGCTGTATGTTTCGTATCGGgtatcatttcttttcttttttcgtccgAATTATCCTAAGAAACGTTTTATGATAGGTAAAATAGCGAGTCctttttacaaaacaaaaaaaatggccaacagCGTTTGACCCATCCCTGTGATGTGAATGAAACGTGCGAGCAGTTGGTTaggagggtttttcttcctgTCGTCCATTCGGGCCGAAAGCCGAGAGCCACGAACACCCGACTCGAATAGGTCAGCCAGGAACGTGTTGTTTCGAAGCGGTAGGAAAAACTGAAAGTGTGTTTTCTTGCACACTTTTCCGTTCGGAGCTGAGCCATGGGAAAGCCTTATACAGTTGAGAAATAGTcgtgggatttttttattattgttttgatTATACTTTCagccgttgtttttttgtgtagcAGCATTCTCAACAACGGCAGGGTGTGGCATGggttgtgatgttttttttttactccggAGGCCATTTTTTCACCGTCAACTCTTATTACGGCAAAACGGTGCATCGAGCGGTCCCTTTCATGCGCATTCGAAACGAGTGGGTCAATTGGAAACTTTCCATGGGTTGGTTTGAATCATTCATGAAATAAATTCGCCGTCGTGTGGCTTAAAGCCGAGATTTGTTCGTCAGAAGCGGGACAAAGTTTTGTTATGAAATACGACGGGTGGATTAGCCTTGGCAGGGGTATTTTTTGTCAACATTCAGCTGAGCAAGGACACGCACATTGGTGGGCGAAGTTTATCAGTTTCGTTAACCAGACGTTTGTTTGGGGTGAACAAAACCCTTGTCAAATAATTGGCCTAATTGCAGACAAAGCCAGTCCAGTTGAACGCTCCCCATTCTGGCATTTGTCATTCGTCAGGGTTAACTTCGTCCCACATTCGTTTGCTCTATCTAACTCCGTCTATGccgtgctctttctctcgttctttcaCACCCCGGATAATGTGAGCTGACCGAACAATGAAAAGAATCTTCTTGACTTTGCAGGAATTTGGGCTGTTTGATAGAATTTTCAATTGAAGAAAAGGCAAAGTTGAATCGTGGGCCATTGATTCGCTTTAATTTTGGATATGAAACCGATAAGACAAATCGAAAAAGTTGTCAAACGGCTTTGAAAAATTAACTAATCGAACTACATTTTGACAAGTGATAGCCCTATGAAGACTCCTGGTGGCTTTTCAGTCGGCAATGGGATGAGGTATTGCACATAATTATGAACCATAGGTAACCCAACTGAATTATCTTCCGGCTGTGATTTTGTGTTCCACATCTTGAGTcggtatttgaataaattaatcacTCCGAACAATAAAATGGCTTTCTATTCAAAGCCTACCTTGCCATTGAAACAGGCTCTGTTTGTGGTGTGGCGTTGCGTTTCATCACTACGATCCTTCTTCCTTTGCTAGACAGAGTAATTCTGTGAATGATATAAGCCAGATGTGAACCTATGCCGACTTCTGTTCAGGGACTGAAATGGTCTAAAGGCGTGCTCTGTTTTAAGAAGCAATACTACTGATTGATGCTAATCTTTAAGCACACAAAAGGCCACAACCTTTACGAGCTTCGGTACGCCGCTCGATTGCCTCTGGCACTGACCAGCATCAATAGGTCGTCATTTATGAGCGGATTGTGGCTGGCTAAATAAACTTATTCCTGCACTTGTATGCCATCTGTTGAGGGTTTGACGTGTACCCAGGACTTTTCCAGTATTTGGTTTTCCAGTATTTGATGACCTCCAGAGCAAATTTGTCGAAAAGCTAATCATTTAATATGATAACTTAAAGTTCGAACGCATTGCAAGTGTGTTACTGCAAATCAATTAGGAAGAATAAATTCACAATAAATATGCCAACAAATGCAAAAACTAGTTAACTTATGCCCTTTTGACCAATACAACATTAATTCAGTTTCACTTTACGCTACGTGATTTATCATAAAATCACGGAAATATTATCATGTTTCTATTTTATATCATAACGGCCAGGTTGTGAGCAATAACACAATATTGaatacataaataatgcatctCCATAATACAATAAGGTATTGAAACGTgaggcacatttttattttagaaaTCTATTCGACAGTTTGCTGATTCGCActtgtaataaaattaattttgtatCGATATGAAACAGGTGCTATGAGCTAGTATTCCAAGTGCCGTGCTGTAATaaaattatgtgaaaatgtgtgtaagaTTAAAATCTGTACATCAAATGTAGCAAacttgctttttcttccacaccgTACTAAAGCTAAAGCGCACATCAGCGATCTGTGACGGAAAGGAGCTTTTTATCAATTCCAATCATAGCGTCACACGCCATTTTCGCACAGGAATTCGGAGAattcggttttttgtttccacgtGACTGAGTTTGTtagagcgaggaaaaaatatTCACCGTGGAGTGATTCTCTTCCATGCTACTCGCCCTCATTGTCCACACGTACGCAAGTCTTCTGTGgcggaaagaaaacccaaatACGCTAGAAAGTGGTGACGAAAAGCATGGGCGATGCCAGCATGGAGGCCGATGCGAGTAATACATTTTGCTGCTAGGAAACGGTGGTCGAGAGATCGTGATTAACGAGCGACCTCGAAGTAGTCGATGTCGCGACCGTACCGTAACCGGAACATACGAACAAGCGCACATATCTGGCTAATGCGTCTTCCGCCCAGCCACTGTCCGATGTCTTGTTAACCCGTCAACGGTTAGCCAAACCCCAGTTCCGTCGAGCGATGCATACGATACCGCACGGGGGGCATCAATCAGCGAGATCCTATATCAGTCGCATACTGCTGATGGCGTTGGCGCCGTTCCATATGCTGCTCTAAGCTGATATCGTGCCACGTTCCATCCGTCATGGCACTTTTGGAAAGCGACAAATTCCCAAACGAGCTGCGCACTGGCGAATGCGCACCACAACATGCTGTCGGGACGTTCGGTTCGTACCATGCCGGATTCGGTAGCTGGTGCTAACCGACGCCGAGCATCAAGTCTACGTTTGGCAGACGTAGGTCACGCAGTTCCATCCCATCCGCCATCCGAATCGGACTGTTTCGGCGTCGCGCTAGTGGCAGCCAGTTACgtcgcgaacgaacgaacgcagccAGTTTCGTACGACGagacaccaggcgcctccatcgggctTCGCACTTTCGATCATCGTACCTCGTTGTGTTACAATGCATGTTCGCTTTTTCCGGACGGTGCCGCTAGTAGCTTGAAGTGGTGCCGTGATGAATGGTGTAATGTGAGGattacaagaaaaaaaaatgatactaAGCGATGGCACGCGTCGCAAGCGAGGAATCTGGTTGAGGACAGAATTTGCGCAACGAGCGCAGCTGTCGGACGACGAGAAGTAGTGCAGATTGTCATCGTCTTTCGCGTTCCATCAGCAAGCATACCGAAACCCAGCGCGGTAGAGTAATGGCATCATTTAGTGCCACGCAATAAGTGCTACGGTGaatttcttccttcttccatCAGTTCGTGcgtgataaatatttttttctctacctTTTTCGACCCTTCCGGAAGTGACCCGTCCGGTGAGGGAACCGGCTGGTATCATCCTATCTCTGCCCCCCTCCGGATGGTGTGGTTgtaatttgaaaagttttcccacacGACCGAGTTTTGCTGCCCGTGATCAGGTTAGCGGAGCAGGTCGAGGGACACCGTAAAGTTGCATGGGTGAAAGTTTACGGTTTCCGGTCGTTCCGGAGTATGACGTTCCGGAGTTGAATGTGAAGGCAGACAAGTGAAAAAACGTCCACTACCACTCGGAGTGCAGTCTTGTGCGTGAAAATAGAAACCATCAAACAAGAGACCGAAAAAGTGAGCGAAGGAAGTGTCTTCGATGTGTCCGGACATCCGGGCATCACCCCACCCGGTATGGGTGTGCAAAGCCTCGCGGCAGGAAGTGCTATTTGGTAAGTTTCCAACTTTTGATGCGTCGTCTCGCGTGCATCCACCGTGCAGACATTATTAATGTGAGGGGCAAAAGTTTCCCCGGGGATGGCCAAGTTAAATGGTGCGTGGAGTACTGAAAGCACAAGCTCGAATTGCTGGTCGGAAAattccaaaagaaaaagcccacaTCCACTGGCACGCAGCAACGAACGTTCAACTTTGCACCCGCGGTCGGGGACGGCTCAGCAGCCCATTTTGGTAGGCTCCGACACGCATCCTCGCACGCGTGAGTTGACAGTTTGTCCGTCTCgtaggagtttttttttcccggaaGGTGGGATGTCGCGCTGTCATCCCGcggtgcgtttgtttatcGTCGAAATTAGTTGGCGTTAGTCTGCCCGGACGAAGGCGAAAAATTCTGGAAATATCATCACGATGACTGGAAACCATTACGTATCTCCCCGTAGTGCAAGGTTAATGGTGTTTCCGGAGAATGATTCCGCACAGTAATCATAAGTAGGAATAATGAGCCACGAGGAAAATGAGATCATAGGAGCGGGACCGTTAGTGGGTGAATTTTCGAAAGTAAATAACATCGTTGAAATTTGGGAAGCCAAAGTGACCTTGC
This window harbors:
- the LOC128720906 gene encoding uncharacterized protein LOC128720906 — encoded protein: MLQGYRAIAVGVLLLALSCQGTTGETDPGPTGTGNSPTKLDEFVLGTQSECYKSKRLLSCFKYRFSRYMWSFATGRANWFAAESEAVEGSNGLKLVRLNEPKEDDVFPEARQISPYDSELVKGAKFLQRALNTFIASHGVQVGMGAESGARFLAEDGEFEARGKKQRQRKWSLILPLAVMLKLVHLKLLLKPILLGVGLIQVLLIAGGLLIFHFFRNTNICKIQPHVIHAHSHISSESSPELSYAAYGGYPSYSASPYNAYSKDWANSRAYSGYGFLDAIDNHKI